A single region of the Eleginops maclovinus isolate JMC-PN-2008 ecotype Puerto Natales chromosome 4, JC_Emac_rtc_rv5, whole genome shotgun sequence genome encodes:
- the ctsd gene encoding cathepsin D: MKILLLCVFAALALTNDALVRIPLKKFRSIRRQLTDSGRTAEELLADKHSLKYNFGFPSSNAPTPETLKNYLDAQYYGEIGLGTPPQPFTVVFDTGSSNLWVPSVHCSILDIACLLHHKYNSGKSSTYVKNGTAFAIQYGTGSLSGYLSQDTCTIGDLSVDSQLFGEAIKQPGVAFIAAKFDGILGMAYPRISVDGVAPVFDNIMSQKKVEQNVFSFYLNRNPDTEPGGELLLGGTDPKYYTGDFNYVNVTRQAYWQITMDIMAVGSQLNLCKGGCEAIVDTGTSLITGPSVEVKALQKAIGALPLIQGEYMVNCDKIPSLPVISFTVGGQVYTLTGEQYILKVTQAGKTMCLSGFMGLDIPAPAGPLWILGDVFIGQYYTVFDRDANRVGFAKAK; this comes from the exons AATTCCCTTAAAGAAATTCCGTTCCATCAGACGTCAGCTGACCGACTCTGGGAGAACAGCGGAGGAGCTCCTGGCCGACAAACACTCCCTTAAGTACAACTTTGGCTTCCCCTCCAGTAATGCACCCACTCCAGAAACCCTGAAGAACTACTTGGAC GCCCAGTATTACGGTGAGATCGGCCTAGGCACCCCTCCTCAGCCCTTCACTGTCGTCTTCGACACAGGTTCCTCCAACCTGTGGGTGCCCTCGGTTCACTGCTCCATCTTGGACATCGCTTGCT TGCTTCATCACAAATATAACTCTGGCAAGTCCAGCACATATGTGAAGAACGGCACCGCCTTTGCCATCCAGTATGGAACAGGCAGTCTGTCGGGGTACCTCAGTCAGGACACGTGCACA ATTGGAGATTTGTCAGTTGATAGCCAGCTTTTCGGTGAGGCCATCAAGCAGCCCGGTGTTGCCTTCATCGCGGCCAAGTTTGACGGGATCCTCGGCATGGCCTACCCACGCATCTCTGTGGACGGAGTGGCTCCGGTCTTCGACAACATCATGAGCCAGAAGAAGGTGGAGCAGAACGTCTTCTCCTTCTACCTGAACAG GAACCCCGACACAGAACCTGGCGGAGAGCTACTGCTGGGAGGAACCGACCCCAAATACTACACCGGGGACTTCAACTACGTAAACGTCACCCGCCAGGCCTACTGGCAGATCACGATGGATAT catgGCAGTGGGCAGCCAGCTGAATCTGTGTAAGGGCGGCTGCGAGGCCATCGTGGACACTGGGACGTCTCTGATCACAGGCCCCTCTGTGGAGGTCAAGGCCCTGCAGAAGGCCATCGGAGCCCTTCCGCTCATCCAGGGAGAG TACATGGTGAACTGTGACAAGATCCCATCACTGCCCGTCATCAGCTTCACCGTGGGCGGCCAGGTCTACACTCTGACCGGAGAGCAGTACATCCTTAAG GTAACTCAGGCTGGAAAGACGATGTGTCTGAGCGGCTTCATGGGTCTCGACATCCCCGCCCCCGCCGGACCGCTGTGGATTCTGGGAGATGTTTTCATCGGGCAATACTACACCGTGTTTGATCGGGACGCCAACAGAGTGGGCTTTGCCAAGGCCAAGTAA
- the cdhr5a gene encoding LOW QUALITY PROTEIN: cadherin-related family member 5 (The sequence of the model RefSeq protein was modified relative to this genomic sequence to represent the inferred CDS: deleted 1 base in 1 codon), with product MELKWKSKPVNVLLGCVLALCFCAVCPAERLCTVPPGPVTVPENSTVDIEVGKIDSSSDVELTVTVNPEDLFYLKGNALMVKKGLDYESLDSLTLTVWVQCSREDSISVNEPVEVLIENVNDNPPNFAQSHYVLEVNELTAVNSSVGLIEASDVDSEPLYYRLEPATDKYFRLENINTPKIIVKSILDYDVIQKIPLVLHVQDTLNGSASNEPFFTSVATITVQVKDVDNRPPWFQPCLRSNLGIAKLCVSTGYRGKVNLTEKEDGPLVLEPGPVFAKDGDKNRSEVISYRILRGNEGNIFQIDEDTGNISMAKAADIVGPITLTVLASQVTNRDQFAMTQVTIEVMKKSRNPPRFEKERYEGFIYSNSVPESMILRDRSTNRPFRVRARDEDFAAGTNPDVKYEVQYSSYVNVTSDGFVILKRVVKTESFALQLRAVDTTTGEFGTAALSVQVIPAVAIPSPSNVGYRPGDMALLGLVMAALLVLCLIVIGFLISRLWKGNASMDKICECLGPCLKSDQHRSGHRDSLQYTNDGFQTEGDASRGGGKRSNHVVPRRSTFPQARGRVIPIEGRNRHCSSCGIFSNHVPKGSPSVRPSRKGRGDGDEYGMRSMANKQRRKEGQKTVWFKESEDSSDIEVEIIPDTVGRVEEETEEELDMEGVVRDPAAPLRESEGEQESESAGPDEEKDRGKEKGGEEREG from the exons ATGGAACTGAAATGGAAGAGCAAACCTGTGAACGTTCTCCTCGGATGCGTCCTGGCCCTCTGCTTTTGTGCAGTTTGTCCGGCTGAGAGAC TGTGCACGGTTCCTCCGGGCCCAGTGACAGTCCCTGAGAACAGCACGGTCGACATTGAGGTGGGAAAAATCGACTCCAGTAGTGATGTGGAGCTGACCGTCACTGTGAACCCTGAAGATCTGTTCTACCTGAAAGGAAACGCTCTGATGGTGAAGAAAGGCCTGGACTATGAG TCGTTGGACAGTTTAACTCTGACGGTGTGGGTGCAGTGCAGCAGAGAGGATTCCATATCT GTGAACGAGCCTGTTGAggttttaattgaaaatgtgaaCGATAACCCTCCAAACTTTGCACAAAGCCATTACGTACTGGAGGTGAATGAG CTCACTGCAGTCAACTCCAGTGTGGGACTGATAGAAGCCTCAGATGTGGATTCAGAGCCGCTGTACTATCGCTTAGAGCCTGCAACA GATAAATATTTCCGACTGGAAAACATCAACACTCCAAAGATAATTGTTAAAAGCATTCTGGACTACGATGTTATACAGAAGATCCCTCTGGTTTTACACGTGCAG GACACGCTTAACGGTTCGGCCTCCAACGAGCCATTCTTCACATCGGTGGCCACCATAACGGTGCAGGTGAAGGACGTGGATAACCGGCCGCCGTGGTTTCAGCCATGTTTGAGGAGCAACTTGGGAATTGCCAAACTGTGTGTGAGCACCGGCTACAGGGGCAAAGTCAACCTCACCGAGAAGGAG GACGGGCCGTTGGTGCTGGAGCCGGGTCCGGTGTTCGCTAAGGATGGAGACAAGAACCGCAGCGAGGTGATCAGCTACAGAATCCTCCGAG GAAATGAGGGGAATATTTTCCAGATTGATGAGGACACAGGAAACATCTCCATGGCTAAAGCTGCTGACATTGTCGGCCCAATAACTCTAACTGTTCtg GCGTCTCAGGTGACAAACAGGGATCAGTTTGCTATGACGCAGGTGACCATCGAAGTGATGAAGAAAAGCAGGAACCCTCCTCGTTTTGAGAAGGAACGTTATGAAGGCTTTATCTACAGCAACTCTGTTCCCGAGAGCATGATCCTCCGAGACCGGAGCACCAACCGGCCCTTCAGGGTCCGAGCACGGGACGAGGACTTTGCCGCT ggtacGAATCCCGATGTGAAGTATGAGGTTCAGTACAGCAGCTACGTCAACGTCACCTCCGACGGGTTTGTTATTTTGAAGAGAGTCGTGAAGACGGAGTCTTTTGCACTTCAG CTCAGAGCCGTGGACACGACGACAGGGGAGTTTGGAACAGCTGCCCTCTCGGTTCAGGTCATACCAG CGGTGGCCATCCCGTCCCCCTCTAACGTCGGCTACCGTCCGGGCGACATGGCGCTGCTGGGTCTGGTGATGGCGGCTCTGTTGGTTCTCTGTCTCATCGTGATTGGCTTCTTGATTTCCCGCTTGTGGAAGGGAAACGCCAGCATGGACAAAATATGTGAG TGCCTGGGCCCCTGCCTCAAGTCGGATCAGCATCGCTCCGGACACAGGGATTCCCTGCAGTACACCAACGATGGCTTCCAAACCGAGGGTGACGCCAGCCGTGGGGGAGGCAAGCGCTCCAACCACGTGGTCCCCAGACGGAGCACCTTCCCCCAGGCTCGAGGACGGGTGATCCCCATA GAGGGACGgaaccgccactgctcctcctgTGGCATCTTCAGCAACCACGTCCCCAAAGGGAGCCCCTCGGTGAGGCCGTCCAGGAAGGGCAGGGGAGACGGGGACGAGTACGGCATGAGGTCTATGGCTAACAAGCAGAGGCGGAAGGAGGGCCAGAAGACCGTGTGGTTCAAGGAGAGCGAGGACTCCTCCGACATCGAGGTGGAGATTATCCCAGACACTGTGGGCCGGGTGgaagaggagacggaggaggagcTGGATATGGAGGGGGTGGTCAGAGATCCGGCAGCCCCTCTGAGAGAGTCTGAGGGTGAGCAGGAGAGCGAGAGCGCAGGGCCCGATGAAGAGAAGGACCGCGGTAAAGAGAAGGGAGGCGAGGAGCGGGAGGGGTGA